A part of Caretta caretta isolate rCarCar2 chromosome 1, rCarCar1.hap1, whole genome shotgun sequence genomic DNA contains:
- the LOC142071053 gene encoding olfactory receptor 52D1-like: MSDSNTTDFSSPSTFILLGIPGLQAAHVWISIPFCVMYTVILLGNFTILFIVKTEQRLHVPMYYFLCMLAVTDLLLSTSTVPKMLSIFWFNSREIDFSLCLTQLYFIHCCITMESGIVVAMALDRYVAICDPLRHSTTLTNRFVAKIGLVVVLRGSILALPFPFLARQWPYCRTNIISHTYCEHIAVVKLACADIRISNYYGLSVAFLGTGLDVSFITVSYIQILRAIFSLPTKDARIKTFGTCGSHLCVILVFYIPGLFSFLTHRFGHNVPPHFHILMANMYILLPSMLNPIIYGVRTKQVRDRLIWHVTHIE, translated from the coding sequence atgtcagattccaacacaaccgacttctccagcccctccaccttcatcctgctgggcattcctggcctgcaGGCAGCCCacgtctggatctccatccctttCTGTGTCATGTACACTGTCATCctcttggggaacttcaccatcctgttTATCGTGAAGACAGAGCAGAGGCTCCATGtgcccatgtactatttcctctgcatgctggccgtCACTGACCTGCTCCTGTCTACATCCACCGtgcccaaaatgctgagcatcttctggttcaattccagggagataGATTTTAGTTTGTGcctcacccagctctacttcatTCACTGCTGTATAACGATGGAGTCTGGAATCGTCGTGGCCATGGCTTTGGATCGTTACGTGGCCATTTGTGATCCGCTGAGACATTCCACCACACTGACCAACCGCTTTGTGGCCAAGATTGGCCTGGTCGTGGTGCTGCGTggcagcattcttgccctgcccttTCCTTTCCTGGCAAGGCAGTGGCCATATTGTAGAACCAACATCATCTCCCACACTTACTGCGAGCACATAGCCgtggtgaagctggcctgtgCTGACATACGCATCAGTAATTACTACGGCCTTTCTGTGGCATTCTTGGGGACTGGTCTGGATGTGTCTTTTATCACTGTGTCCTATatccagatcctcagggccatctttAGCCTCCCCACAAAAGACGCCCGGATCAAGACTTTTGGgacctgtggctcccacctctgtgtcatTTTAGTGTTTTATATCCCAggtctcttctccttcctcacacACAGGTTTGGTCACAATGTGCCCCCGCATTTCCACATTCTCATGGCCAACATGTACATTCTACTACCCTCCATgctaaaccccatcatctacGGGGTGAGGACCAAACAGGTCCGGGACAGGCTGATCTGGCACGTTACTCATATTGAATAA